The DNA sequence CCTGTTCGAGGAGCTCGCCCCGATCGGTCGTCAGCGTGTAGCGGCCGCCCTCCGGGTCCACAGCCAGGCGGAATTCCCCGGCCAGCGGACTCTCCGAGACGTTGAAGCGGGCCACGGCCGCCGAGTCCTTCGCCTCGGTCGGCTGCACGTACAGCCGGAGCTCCTTCACCACCGGCTCGACCACGGGCGGAGAGGTCAGCAGGTCGACCCAGGCGTACTCCTGCAGGAGCTGCTGCGGCTGAATCGGCCCGCGCCGGGGGTCGGACTCGGGCTCCACCCAGAGGCTGGCGGAAGCCTCGTACTCCGGCTGGATCCACATCCAGACGCCGGCCGAGGCCAGAGCTCCGATCAGGAGCGTGGCGGCCGGCAGCCACTTCTGCCGAAGGACCGCGGAGACGTACCGACGCCAGGAAACCCCGGATTCCTCCTCGGGCGGCGCGTCGAGGAGCGGCCCGGCGAAGCGCGGGTCGCTGGGTACGGGGTGGATCGGTCCGTGGCCCCCTGGGGGCAGCAGTTCGGACATGTGCTCGGTCGGCTAGAGGTTTGTTCGCAGTGTCCGTACCCTGACCGGGGGGGCCCGTGTTTCACCCGACTCCGGAGGGTCCGTTCCTTCTATCAGCAATCTGAGTACCGGGATCGCGCTCATACCGCACAGGGGCGAAAGTACGGGCGTTGACCGGACGCGACACGCGGCCGGGCCCCTGATTCCGGCTCCGCCTTGTTGCGGTGGTGCGGCACAGTTGTTGCCAACTGCCACCACGGCTTCGAGGTCCGTCGCCCGCACGCCACCAATCCCGTGGCTGCGAGCGGGTCGAGCGGGACCTCTTTACCGTCGGCTCGGCAGAAGAGGATCATGGAAGATACAGCGACCCGGACCCGGGTGGGCTCCGGCCGGCCCTCCTCGCGCAGCGTGGGAAACGCAGGATCGAGTGAAATGGCGAACCAGCTCGTCGACGCCGAAGTGAAGAGCTCCATCAGCGTCCTGGTCGTCGACGACGAGCATACCCTCCGTGAGAGCTGCGGCAACCTGCTCCGGGCAGAGGGCTATCAGGTCGAGGTCTGTGGTCGGGGGGACGACGCCCAGGAACTCCTGCGTCGGAAGCCGTTCGACCTGGTGCTCCTGGATCTCTACATGTCCCAGGTGCCCGGCATGGAGATCCTGGCGTCGGCGCTGGAGGCCAATCCGGATACGATCGTCATCGTGATGACCGGGAATCCGTCGGTCGAGTCCAGCATCGAGGCCCTGAGGGCGGGAGCCTGGGACTACATCCCCAAGCCGTTCTCGGCGACCCATCTCCAGATCCTGATGGGGCGCGCCGCCCACGCCGTAACCGTGGCCCGTGAGAGCCGCGCCGGGCAGAGCGACCCACTCAAGTCGGCTGCGGTCGACGGCAGGATCAACCTTCTGGGCGTTTCGGCGGCCTTCCAGCGCGTGGTGGAGCTGGCGCGCAAGGTGGCCCGCACGGACGCGTCGGTTTTCATCACGGGTGAGAGCGGGTCCGGCAAAGAGGTCATTGCGCAATTCATCCACCACAACAGTCGTCGCAGCAGCCGGGAGATGATCCCGCTCAACTGCGCCGCTCTGCCCGAGACCCTCCTGGAATCCGAGATGTTCGGCCATGTGGAGGGTGCCTTCACAGGGGCCGTCAAGGAGAAGATCGGTCTGCTGGAGGCTGCCAACGGCGGGACGCTGTTCCTGGACGAGCTCACGGAAATGCCGCTGCCCATCCAGGCCAAGCTTCTGCGTGTGATCCAGGACGGTGTGGTCCGGAGACTGGGAAGCACCTCCACGGACGCCGTGGTCAACGTGCGCTTCCTGGCGGGCACCAATGAAGACCCGATGGCCGCGGTGGAGAAGGGCAAGCTGCGTCGGGACCTCTACTACCGCCTCCGGGTCGTACCCATCCACATCCCTCCGCTGCGTGAACGCCCCGAGGATATTCCCGTCCTCGCGGAGCATTTCCTCAAGCAGTTCTGGAAGCAGCATCGCGGCGCGAACGAGGAGGCGCCGCGGCTCACCGATCAGGCGATCGACGCCCTGCTGGATTGTCCCTGGCGAGGCAACGTCCGGGAGCTGCGTAACGTCATGGAGCACTCCGTCGTGCTTCTGCAGCCCGGCGTCGACATCGAGGCGGACCAGATTCCGTTCATCGACCGCGCGGAAGGAGCGGAGGTATCCGGGTCCGGGAACCTCTTGCGCGACGTTCCGCTGAACCAGGATTACCACACCGCCCGGGAGCAGGTGCTGGCGGAGTTCGAGAAGGGCTATCTGCAGCGGATCGTGCGGACCGCGCGCGGCAACATGTCCGATGCGGCCCGGATCGCGGGCGTCGACCGCACCACGCTCTACCGGTTGATGCAGAAGCACGGGCTCGACCGCCACGATCTGCTGACGCGGGGTGACTGACGCGCCAGGCACTACAGGCTGGGAGGACGGGCCCCGGGGGAATGCTCCCCGGGGCCCGTTTTGTTGGACGCCGGCCCGATCGTCACGACCCCGGTCGCACCGATCCGTCGCGATCTGATCGGGCGCGTGCGGCTCGAGCTGTCGCGCGCGGGCCACAGGCGTCGATGCGCGGCCACAGGCACTCCCGCCGCCGATGACCGAGCGGGTGCCCGAAAAGCCCGCCGTTGTGGGATTCTACGCCGGCGGACCGGACTGGCTCCCCGCCGCACGACCCTTGCACGGCTACGGGCGGGAGTCGTGACCGGATGGGATTGGGAACTACGCCTTAAGCGTTACGAAGGACACCGAGCTTTGAGCGGTTCCAAGAGAATCAGAGAGGACGCCTTGACGACGAACGTCTTGACCCAGGCGGGTCCTTCCACGGGAAGTGATCGCCGGCCCTGGACCATCTCCGGTGAAGCGGGCGGAGCCCGGGTCCCGTTCCCCCGGACGGCACGTGGCCCGGTCCGACCGACCGGACCCGCGCTCAGCACTCCCAAGCGCGAGCGGATCCGGCGCGTCCTGAACGTGGTGGCTGCGTCGACCCTCCTGGTGCTGAGCCTCCCCCTCATGGTGTTGATCGCGTTTCTCGTGAAGGTCACCTCGCCCGGTCCGGTGCTGTATCGGCAGCCGCGCGTCGGCCTCGATCAGCGCCGGAGCGAGGATCGGCGTTCCGCAGGACGCTCGGGACACGATCGCCGTCGCCGCGACAGCGGCGGCCGCATCTTCACGATCTACAAGTTCCGGACGATGCGGGTGGAGTCCGATGCACCGCAGGTCTGGGCATCGGCGGATGATCCGCGCATCACGCCGCTCGGGAAGGTGCTGCGCAAGACCCGGCTCGACGAGCTCCCCCAGCTGGTCAATATCCTGCGGGGAGACATGAACCTGGTGGGGCCGCGCCCCGAGCAACCCGAGATCTTCCTGCGCTTGCGTCAGGAGGTGCCGGCCTATCCGAGTCGCCAGGGAATCCTCCCCGGAATCACCGGGTGGGCCCAGGTGAACCACAAGTACGATCAGTGCATCGAGGATGTCGAGCAGAAGGTCCGCCTCGACCTCGAGTACATCGAGCGGCGCTCTGCCTGGCAGGATCTCCGCATCATGCTGCGGACGATCCCCGTGATGCTGTTCGGCAAGGGCTCCCGCTAGGTCACACCGCCGCGCGGGCGTCCGTGGGATGCGGACCGTCCGCCGCGAGTCGTGCGGGTGCCTACCCGTTCTTGCGATAGACCATTTCGTGGCAGCCGAGGCCACGGGTCTCCCGCACCACCACCGGTGTGAAGCCCCGCTCTCCCGCGAATCGCGTGACCGACTCGACGCTCACGGCCTCGTAGGGATAGCCGCCCACCCAGTCGATGATGTCCCGCCAGCGGTTCATGCCGCGGTCCACGCTCTTCCAGGAGCGGACGTAGTCCAAGGGCCGACCCCGGACCAGCTTGCCCAGCGCGTCCCGCACCTCGTAGGGCAGGATGGCGAGTGCCGCGTAGGGCGCTTGGAGGGGGCGGGGGAGGGCGACGTAGAGGCGCTTCAGGTGCCACCACATGCGGCTCTCCCACCCGCGATCGTTGTAGAGGGCCACGAAGAACAGACCGTCCGGCTTCACCCGATCGAGGGCCAGCTCGATCCCCTTCCACATGTCGCCGGTGTGATGCAACACGCCCCAGCTGTAGACGATGTCGAACTGACCCAGGCTCTTGCCGTACTCCGGATCCAGCGCAGAGCCACGCTCCACCGTCCACTGCGGGTCGTCCGGGAAGTAGCGTCTGCGTAGCTCCTGCGTGCAGGCCACCGAGTTCGGGTCGAAATCGAAGGAGTGCACCCGCGCTCCGAGCCGGCGGGCCACCAGGCTGGACAACCCGCTCCCGGAGCCGATATCGAGGAAGTCGAGCCCGCTGAGGTCGTCCAGACCGAGAACGTCGACGAACGAACGCTCTGCCCCGGCGATCCGGTCGTCGTTCAGCACGCGCAGGAAGCGCGCCCAGTTCTCCCCGAACTGGAAGCGTTCTTCGAGGGGCACCTCGGATGTCGACACTGGATCTCCTTCGCTCACGTCTGGTGTCAGGTCGTGTCAGGCGCCCGCTTGAGCCGGAATCGTGCCAGAAGCTGCAGGGCCTCGTCTCGGGACACCAGGCCGGTGGCCAGGACCAGCAGGCCGTAGACGACCGCCACAATGGGGACGCCGACGGCAAGCCGTGCCAATGGACTCGCAAAACTCCGCGTCAGGAGCCAGAACGGCGCGGTTGCGACTCCCGCCAGCACCGCGGCCGTCATCAAGCTCCGGAAGGGGAAGGAGCGATGCAGAGGCACCCCCAGGCGATGCGCGACCCGCGCCAGGCCGAGCACGCGCGTGGTGCCGAACCCGACGACATACGCGGAGACGGCGCCGGTGAGGGTGTAGAGCTCTGGAGTGGCGGCCATCCAGGCCAGCGAGACCGCCAGCCCCAGCCCGTTGGCCAGGAACAGAAAACGGGTGTCGCCCACGGCTCGGAGGATGCCATGGTCGATGATGATCGTCAGCAGCGACGCGAAGAGGAAGATTCGCAGCACCGGCGTGGCGGTCAGATACGAGGTGCCGAACAGCACATCGATGAGATCGGGTGCGAAGAACTCGGCGCCGAGCCAGATCGGCACGATGAACACGCAGAGCCGCGACACCGAGCGGATCCAGAGCCGGTGCAACTCGACGAGGTCGCCCGTCGGATAGACCGCGCTGGCGCGAACCAGCAGCACTTCCGCCACCGATGTGCTCAACAGCGCCGCGATCGGAATCTGCACCACACCGGTGGAGTAGATCGCGAACTGTGCCGAGGTCACGTTGGTGGAGACGAAGTAGTGGTGCGCCTTCGTGAGGGCGATCTCGAGGACCACGGCTGCCGCGTAGGGGAGTGCGTACCCGAGCTGGCGCCGCAGGTCGGCGCGGTTGGTCCGGCCGCCTTCGTCCCGGCCGCGGCTCCGCACGTATACGAGCAGCACCAGTGCGCGCAGGACGGCCAGGATGACCGTGCCCAGGAGCACCGCCGAGACGGTGCGATACACGACCGCCGCCGTCGCCGCGACCGCCAGTTTGAGCGCCTCGTTCGTGACCGTCAGCACGGCCGCGACCACGGGCCGCCGGTCGATGATGGGGAGGTAGAGGAGAACATCGCCCGGCTGGGAGAACGCGACGTATGCGGCGGCGATGGGCAGGAGGCTCGCCAGCTGCGGCACGCACGCCGCCAACTGAGGCTCGCAGAGAGCGCGGGCCAGGGGCTCGGCTCCCAGGCCGATCGCCAGTCCGCCTGCGAGGCCCAGCACCCAGAGCAGGACCAGGGCCTGCAGAATGAAATGATGCCCTTGGCGACGATTGCGGGGCAGGAAGTAGAAGAGCGAGGCGTTGAGGCCCAGGTTCAGGACCGGCAGGACCGTCTCGGCGACGAGCAGCGTCTGCTTGTAGAGTCCGAACTGGGTCTGCGAGAAGATGCGGACCAGTACGATCGGAATGAAGAAGGCCAGAACGTAGCCGAACACCCGGGCGCCGGTAAGCAGCGCCGACTGGACTGCCAGCGAGGGCTCCGGACGCGACTCGGTCTTGGTGGCGGGGGTCAAGGTCCTGATCGGGTCAGTTCGATGTGGGCCGGGCCTAGCCCGGAGTGCGTGTGCTGGGTCATGGCACAGGCCGTGCCCGGGGGCGAACTTCCGGCGGGCACGACGCGGCCAGTTTACCGGTCCGGGCGGCGAAGCGCGACATGCCCGTGGGAGGGGCGGACCTCCGGCCGGGCAGGGCTCGTTCGTGGCCGCCGCGCTCGCGTGTCGGCGATTCCGGTATGATCCTTGAGATGTTCGATCGTTTTTCGGGGGGACGGGTACAGTCGCGGGCTCCCGGATCACACAGCTGCGAGAAAAGGACGGTCATGCGGTCAGATCAGGCTTGGCGGCGCATCGGCGGGCTCCTGATCCTCCTGTTGGCACCGGCCCCTACGCTGGCCCAGAGCATTTCGGGAGGGTCGGTACAGGGGCGCGTGATCGACGCGCTGGGGAATCCGGTCTTCGAGGCGGAGATCACCCTGCAGTCACAGGGGTCGGGCGCGCTCTACCGCACCGTCTCACGGCGGGGTGGGGAGGTCCAGCTCTCCGCCATCCCCCCGGGGGACTACGACGTGCGAGCGGAGGCGCTCGGATTCCGGCCCCAGCTGGTACGCGGCGTCCCGGTGCGCCCCGGCGGCTCCTCCCGATTCACGGTGGTGCTGGAGCCTGAGGCGCCGCCGGTCACGCAAGTGGACACGGTTGGGTTCTCTGGCGGCGCGGCGGGATGGATCCGACCCGGGTCGGGACGCTGGCTGTCCCGTCTCGATGTGGCCGACCTCCCCGACCAGGGGCGGACTCTCGCCGACCTGGCTCGGCTCTCCACCGCGGTCTCCGAGGACCTCTCCCCGGAGGGCCTGCCCACGCGATTCACACGCTTCTATATCGACGGGATCGCCGTTGAGCCGGCGCGCCTACCCGGTACCGCGAGCGATCCGCTGGCGGCTCTGGCCCTGACCCGCTCGGCGTTTTCTGGCGTGGAGATCGTGACCGGAGAACCCGATGTGGAATGGGTGGACTGGGGCGGGGCCATCATCTCCGGCCTCACGCGGGCCGGTGGAGATCGCTCCGAGGTGGAGGCGTTCGGCGACTTCAGCGGGGGTGGTCTTTGGAGCTCCAGCGCCCTCGCGGGCACCGTGCCCAGCAGCCGGTCCATCCGAGGTGGCGCGAGCGTGAGCCTGCCGATCGTCGCCGATACCACCCAACTCGTGCTGGGCGTCGAGGGGTGGAGCACCGAAACACCTCGTCCCGCGACGCTCGCCAACCCCTGGTCCGGCAGCCCTGCCGAACTGGCCAGCGCCTACGTCGAGCCGTTCGAGGCCGTGTCGGCCTTCGGCCGCCTCGATTGGGCGCTACGCGGGGGCAATCGCTTCCACATTCGCGCGAACCTGGCCGCGCTGCGAACGCCGGAACCGCTGGGCATCGGCATCCCGGCCAGTGCGGGGCAGGTCGGCGTCACCGAGGGGCGGGACGCGTCTGTCGGTGCGACCGTCTTCGCCGGGGTCGCCCGCAACATGACGCTGGAGGCCAGGATCGGGGTCGAGGCGAGTCGTCGAGCGAGCCTGGGATCGGAGGGGCTGGGTGGAGAGGCGTTTCCTCGGACCACGCTGGCCAGTGTGGGCATTCCCATCGGCACAGATCCGTCCCTGCCTGCGGAGGTGGAGCGGACCGCGTTGACAGCGGCTCCCACGCTCCATGTGGATTGGGACGAGCACCAACTGAAGGTCGGCGGGCGCTTCGTCGTGCCCCGCTACAGCTACACGGCCGGTCCGGACCGGGCGGGCAGTTTCCTGTTCGGCGGGCCCTCGGATCTCGCCCGTGGCGAGGGTGCATGGCTCTCCGCCGATCCGGGCGGAGAATCGACCTCGTTCAACATGGTGCGTTTCGTCGGGTTCGCGCAGGACCACTGGGCGGTGGCGCCGGGCTTCGACATCACCTTCGGTGTCCAGACCACGACCCAGCAGCTCCCGGAGAGTCGCTGGAACACCGGGTTGGTGTGGGATTCGTTGACGGCCCTGGGCTCGGATTCCGTGTCTTCGCTCTCTGGTCTGGGGACGCGCTTCGGCTTCCTCTGGGACGTTGCCCAGGATGGAGTGACCGTGCTGCGCGGATCGGTCGGCCTCTCGATGGCCCCCGTCGATCCCACGGACATCTATCAGTTGCTGGTCGGGGACGGTCGGACGGTGGTCGAGCAGGCAGTCGCAGGGTTGGACGATTGGCCGTCGGCCCCCTCTCCCGCGGACGTCTACAGCGCACGGCGCGTCGCCCTTCTTGGACCGAACCTGCGCATGCCGCGCACCGCACGTGGGTCCGTGGGGTTCAGCCGCAGCGTGGGCTCCGGCACGTCGTTGCACCTGGGAGGCGTCTTCCGGAGAACCGAGTTTCTCCAGCGCATGGCAGATGCCAACACCGCCTTGGCCTCGGGCGGCACGGATCAGTTCGGACGCCCCCTCTACGGACCCCTGGCGCAGACCGGGAGCCTCCTGCGTTCGCGTGCCTCGCTGAATCGCCGGTTCCCCTCGGTCGAGCGCGCGGTGGCCATCAACAGCGACGGCTGGTCGCTGTACTCGGCTGCGACGATCGCCGTGGACCGGCACACGGCCAATAGCGACTTCTTCGGCAGCTACACCTATTCGAAGACCGAAGACAACCTGATCGGGGCGCGTGACGGAAGCTTCGACGCCATGGTCGATCCGGGGTTGATCGAGGGTTCCGACCCCTGGGCCGAAGGGCGCAGTGACTTCGACGTTCCTCATCGCCTGGTGGCGGGTGTGGGCCTGCGCCTGCCGTTCCTCGAAGGCGGCACCCTGAGTGCGCTGTATCGATTCCGCTCGGGCGATCCGTTCACGCCCGGGTTCCGGCCCGGCGTGGACGCCAACGCGGACGGTGCCGACCGGAACGATCCTGCCTTCGCCGGGGGACCAGAGACCGGTGGCGCCCTGTCTGAATTCGGCTGTACGGCCGCGACATCCGGGCGACCATTCGAGCGCAACGCGTGTCGCGGCCCGGCCGTGCAGGGACTGGACGTCCGCCTGCGGGTGGCCGCGTTCCGCGTGGGCAATCAGGTGGCCGAGCTCACCCTCGACGCGCTCAATCTGATCGAAGCGGAAACCGGCGTGCGCGACGCGGCGCTCTACCTCGTGGACGAAACGCAGACGCTGAGCCAGATCGGCGCGGAGACGGTGGTCCCGCTGACCGCCAACGCCGGCTTTGGCGACGTGCTGTTGCGACGTGACGCAGGGCGCTACTTCCGGATCGGACTACGCATTGGAGGCGCACGATGACGCGCTGGGG is a window from the Gemmatimonadota bacterium genome containing:
- a CDS encoding lipopolysaccharide biosynthesis protein; this encodes MTPATKTESRPEPSLAVQSALLTGARVFGYVLAFFIPIVLVRIFSQTQFGLYKQTLLVAETVLPVLNLGLNASLFYFLPRNRRQGHHFILQALVLLWVLGLAGGLAIGLGAEPLARALCEPQLAACVPQLASLLPIAAAYVAFSQPGDVLLYLPIIDRRPVVAAVLTVTNEALKLAVAATAAVVYRTVSAVLLGTVILAVLRALVLLVYVRSRGRDEGGRTNRADLRRQLGYALPYAAAVVLEIALTKAHHYFVSTNVTSAQFAIYSTGVVQIPIAALLSTSVAEVLLVRASAVYPTGDLVELHRLWIRSVSRLCVFIVPIWLGAEFFAPDLIDVLFGTSYLTATPVLRIFLFASLLTIIIDHGILRAVGDTRFLFLANGLGLAVSLAWMAATPELYTLTGAVSAYVVGFGTTRVLGLARVAHRLGVPLHRSFPFRSLMTAAVLAGVATAPFWLLTRSFASPLARLAVGVPIVAVVYGLLVLATGLVSRDEALQLLARFRLKRAPDTT
- a CDS encoding carboxypeptidase-like regulatory domain-containing protein produces the protein MRSDQAWRRIGGLLILLLAPAPTLAQSISGGSVQGRVIDALGNPVFEAEITLQSQGSGALYRTVSRRGGEVQLSAIPPGDYDVRAEALGFRPQLVRGVPVRPGGSSRFTVVLEPEAPPVTQVDTVGFSGGAAGWIRPGSGRWLSRLDVADLPDQGRTLADLARLSTAVSEDLSPEGLPTRFTRFYIDGIAVEPARLPGTASDPLAALALTRSAFSGVEIVTGEPDVEWVDWGGAIISGLTRAGGDRSEVEAFGDFSGGGLWSSSALAGTVPSSRSIRGGASVSLPIVADTTQLVLGVEGWSTETPRPATLANPWSGSPAELASAYVEPFEAVSAFGRLDWALRGGNRFHIRANLAALRTPEPLGIGIPASAGQVGVTEGRDASVGATVFAGVARNMTLEARIGVEASRRASLGSEGLGGEAFPRTTLASVGIPIGTDPSLPAEVERTALTAAPTLHVDWDEHQLKVGGRFVVPRYSYTAGPDRAGSFLFGGPSDLARGEGAWLSADPGGESTSFNMVRFVGFAQDHWAVAPGFDITFGVQTTTQQLPESRWNTGLVWDSLTALGSDSVSSLSGLGTRFGFLWDVAQDGVTVLRGSVGLSMAPVDPTDIYQLLVGDGRTVVEQAVAGLDDWPSAPSPADVYSARRVALLGPNLRMPRTARGSVGFSRSVGSGTSLHLGGVFRRTEFLQRMADANTALASGGTDQFGRPLYGPLAQTGSLLRSRASLNRRFPSVERAVAINSDGWSLYSAATIAVDRHTANSDFFGSYTYSKTEDNLIGARDGSFDAMVDPGLIEGSDPWAEGRSDFDVPHRLVAGVGLRLPFLEGGTLSALYRFRSGDPFTPGFRPGVDANADGADRNDPAFAGGPETGGALSEFGCTAATSGRPFERNACRGPAVQGLDVRLRVAAFRVGNQVAELTLDALNLIEAETGVRDAALYLVDETQTLSQIGAETVVPLTANAGFGDVLLRRDAGRYFRIGLRIGGAR
- a CDS encoding sigma-54 dependent transcriptional regulator, with amino-acid sequence MANQLVDAEVKSSISVLVVDDEHTLRESCGNLLRAEGYQVEVCGRGDDAQELLRRKPFDLVLLDLYMSQVPGMEILASALEANPDTIVIVMTGNPSVESSIEALRAGAWDYIPKPFSATHLQILMGRAAHAVTVARESRAGQSDPLKSAAVDGRINLLGVSAAFQRVVELARKVARTDASVFITGESGSGKEVIAQFIHHNSRRSSREMIPLNCAALPETLLESEMFGHVEGAFTGAVKEKIGLLEAANGGTLFLDELTEMPLPIQAKLLRVIQDGVVRRLGSTSTDAVVNVRFLAGTNEDPMAAVEKGKLRRDLYYRLRVVPIHIPPLRERPEDIPVLAEHFLKQFWKQHRGANEEAPRLTDQAIDALLDCPWRGNVRELRNVMEHSVVLLQPGVDIEADQIPFIDRAEGAEVSGSGNLLRDVPLNQDYHTAREQVLAEFEKGYLQRIVRTARGNMSDAARIAGVDRTTLYRLMQKHGLDRHDLLTRGD
- a CDS encoding sugar transferase, coding for MTTNVLTQAGPSTGSDRRPWTISGEAGGARVPFPRTARGPVRPTGPALSTPKRERIRRVLNVVAASTLLVLSLPLMVLIAFLVKVTSPGPVLYRQPRVGLDQRRSEDRRSAGRSGHDRRRRDSGGRIFTIYKFRTMRVESDAPQVWASADDPRITPLGKVLRKTRLDELPQLVNILRGDMNLVGPRPEQPEIFLRLRQEVPAYPSRQGILPGITGWAQVNHKYDQCIEDVEQKVRLDLEYIERRSAWQDLRIMLRTIPVMLFGKGSR
- a CDS encoding class I SAM-dependent methyltransferase: MSTSEVPLEERFQFGENWARFLRVLNDDRIAGAERSFVDVLGLDDLSGLDFLDIGSGSGLSSLVARRLGARVHSFDFDPNSVACTQELRRRYFPDDPQWTVERGSALDPEYGKSLGQFDIVYSWGVLHHTGDMWKGIELALDRVKPDGLFFVALYNDRGWESRMWWHLKRLYVALPRPLQAPYAALAILPYEVRDALGKLVRGRPLDYVRSWKSVDRGMNRWRDIIDWVGGYPYEAVSVESVTRFAGERGFTPVVVRETRGLGCHEMVYRKNG